The sequence below is a genomic window from Tenacibaculum tangerinum.
ACTTGTTCATTCAACTGGTATGTTTTGTCTTTTGCGGCATTGTAAAACGAAATTGTTTTTTTAACAGCATCTCGTAAGTTTATCTGACCATCAAGAATGTTTTGAATGGTTGGAGAGTTGCTATCCTCAAAATCTGCCATAAACGTTTTTGCTCCAGAATTCAACGCATTGATTATCATTTTACGTTCTACAGGTCCTGTAATTTCAACCCTTCTATCTAACAAATCTTCGGGCAGCGCAGCACAGACCCAATCGCCCTCTCTTATGTCTTTTGTTTCTAAAGGAAAGGTTGGATAGTTTCCTGCATCAAAATACGCTTGTTCAATTTCTCGTTCTGCTAACAATTGAAGTCTTTGATTGTTGAATTTTTCTTGAAGTTGAATTAAAAAATCTTTGGCTTCATTAGTCAAAACACTTTCATACTCGGTTTGATTAAAACCTATGCATTGAATTTCTTTTGCTAAAACATCTTGATTCATACTCTTTTTATTTTTATTGATTGACACTTCAATAGTAACAAAAAGAATTCAAACAAAAAAGCGAACGTTCGCTAAAAATGCAATATTTACTAATTTTTATTAATTCGCTAATTTTTATACCTTTGAATTACGAATATTTTAATAAATATATTTTGGAAGAAGAATACATTAGACTAGTTTTCGGTTTAAAACTCAAACAAATACGTACCGATAAAAACTTATCGCTCTTTGGTTTAGCGAAACTTACAGGATTATCAAAATCGTACTTAAACGAAATTGAGAAAGGAAAAAAATATCCAAAAACTGATAAAATTGTGATACTTTCTGAGAAGTTAGATGTGCCTTATGACCATTTAGTATCTCTAAAGCTAGATAAAAACCTAGCACCTATTGGAGAAATTTTACAGTCGAAAATTTTAAAAGAAATTCCGCTTGACTTATTTGGCATTAAAGAAAACAACTTAATTGATATCATTGCCAATGCTCCTGCTAAGGTAAATGCGTTTATTAGTACCATTATAAAAATATCTCAAAATTATAACTTAACTAGAGAAAGCTTTTTTTTAGCTGCACTGCGTTCGTACCAAGAGGCACATAACAACTATTTTGAAGATATTGAAACAAAGGTTGCCGATTTTAGTAAAGCCTATCAAATACACCCAAATAAACCGATTACTTCAAAGGACTTAGAAGAAATTTTAATTGAAGAGTACGGATATACTATTGATAGCAAAGAACTATCAAAACATCAAAAATTATCTGAACTAAGAAATATTTATATTCCAAAGAACAAAACACTCCTAATATATAATGACATCAACGAAGCGCAAAAAACATTTATTTTTGCCAAAGAAATAGCGTATAATTATTTACAAATAGAAAATAGGTTATACACATTTCCATGGATAAAGTTTGAGAGTTTTGATGAAGTATTACATAATTTTATTGCGTCTTATTTTGCAGGGGCTTTAATTATTCAGAAAGATGATTTAATTCAAAAACTAACACAGCTTTTTTCTTTAGAAACATGGCAACCTATACAGTTACATAAAATTATAAGAAGTTATAACTGTTCTGACGAAACATTTTATCAGCGTTTAACCAATATCTTACCTAAACATTTTAACATTAAAAATCTGTTCTTTTTACGTTTTACACACAAAGAAAACTCTTCTGTATACAGACTATCAAAAGAGTTGCATATTACACAACAACAGTCTCCGCATGCAAATCGCAATAACGAACATTATTGCAGAAGATGGGTATCAATCAATACAATTCAAGATTTAGAGAACTCAACGAAAAAAAATCTACCTATGGTATTCAAATATCATCGTACGGAAATTCTCAAAAAGAATACTTAGTACTTTCTGCGGCTACCGCAGATCCTTTTAAAGAAAAAATCAATCGAAGTGTTACTATAGGCATGTTACTTTCTCCGCATTTAAAACGTAAACTTCATTTTTTTAACGAAGATACTTTTATAAAAAAAACAGTAGGTGTTACTTGTGAAACTTGCGCATTGCAAAGTTGTAATGAACGGGTAGCAGAACCTTATGTTTTAACAAAACAATCTAGAAATAAAGAAATAGAAAACGCTGTTAAAAAGATCATTCAATTGTACACTTAAACACCTTGTATTGTATCTAGTTTTTCTTATTTTAGCCTGCAAAAACAAACAACTAACTATGGATCTCAACTTCAATAAAAACGAAGACCACAACAAACTTTTAGCATCAGATTTACGCAGACGTTTAGCCAAAGTAAAATTAGGCGGCGGACAAAAACGCATCGACAAGCATCATGAGAAAGGAAAAATGACCGCTCGTGAACGTATCGATTATTTGTTAGACGATAACTCCAAATCAATAGAAATTGCTGCGTTTGCAGGTGAAGGAATGTACGAAGAACACGGAGGTTGCCCTTCTGGTGGTGTGGTGGTAAAAATGGGATATGTTAGCGGTAAGCAATGTATCGTAGTTGCAAACGATGCTACGGTAAAAGCAGGTGCTTGGTTTCCTATTACAGGTAAAAAGAATTTAAGAGCGCAAGAAATAGCTATAGAAAATAAACTACCTATTATTTATCTCGTAGATTCTGCGGGTGTGTATTTACCAATGCAAGATGAGATTTTTCCTGACAAAGAACACTTCGGAAGAATTTTTAGAAACAATGCTGTAATGAGTAGCATGGGCATTACTCAAATCGCTGCCGTTATGGGAAGTTGTGTTGCTGGTGGTGCTTATTTACCCATTATGAGTGATGAAGCTCTGATTGTAGACAAAACAGGCAGCATTTTCTTAGCAGGTAGCTATTTGGTAAAAGCTGCTATTGGCGAAACAATTGATAATGAAACTTTAGGTGGAGCAACAACGCACTGTGAAGTATCGGGCGTTACCGACTACAAAGCGGAAGATGACAAAGATGCTTTAGACACCATTAAAAACCTACTCGACAAAATTGGAGATTACGACAAAGCTGGATTTAATCGTAAAGAGGCTTTTCCTCCAAAAGAAAATGAAGACGATATTTTCGGAATTTTACCAAAAGCTCGTAACGAGCAATACGATATGATGGAAATCATTAAACGTTTGGTTGACAATTCTAAATTTGAAGAATACAAAGCAGGATACGGTCAAACTATTATTACAGGATACGCTCGTATTGATGGATGGGCAGTAGGTATTGTAGCCAACCAACGTAAAATTGTAAAATCGAAAGGTGCAAAAACCAAACCAAGCGAAATGCAGTTCGGTGGGGTTATTTATAACGATTCTGCTGATAAAGCTACCCGATTTATCGCTAACTGTAACCAGAAGAAAATTCCGTTAGTATTCTTACAAGATGTTACTGGGTTTATGGTGGGTAGTAAGTCGGAACATAGTGGTATTATTAAAGACGGAGCTAAAATGGTAAACGCCGTAAGTAATTCGGTAGTACCTAAATTCACCGTAATTATTGGTAACTCTTACGGAGCAGGAAATTACGCGATGTGTGGTAAAGCCTATGACCCACGCCTTATTTTTGCATGGCCAAGTGCTGAACTAGCAGTGATGAGTGGAGCGTCTGCTGCCAAGGTATTGCTACAAATTGAAACGGCTGCGTTAAAGAAAAAAGGAGAAGAGATTACTCCTGAAAAAGAGGCAGCATTGTTCGACAACATAAAATCGAGATACGATAATCAAATATCTCCTTACTATGCTGCTGCAAGAATTTGGACCGATGCGGTTATCAATCCATTAGATACGAGAACATGGATTTCTATGGGAATCGAAGCCGCAAATCACGCCCCTATTGAAAAGCCTTTTAATTTAGGAGTTTTACAGGTTTAATATATAGAAAACAGTATGAAAAGGAAGGTATTTTGGAGCATCATTATCCTTGTAATTGGTTTTGTTGGCTACCAAGTTTATGTTTTTACCTTATCCGAAAATGACAACATCAAATCTATATATTTAGTTCCTGATGATGCTGTTTTTATCATCGATACCGAAAGACCTATTGATACTTGGGATGAAATAAGTGCTAGTGAAATCTGGACACATCTTCAAACCAATCAACAATTCAATGAACTATCAAAAAGTTTGACTAGTTTAGATGAAACATTTCAAGCTAAAAAAGAAATTCTCGACCTTATCGGAGAGCGTAATC
It includes:
- a CDS encoding acyl-CoA carboxylase subunit beta, translating into MDLNFNKNEDHNKLLASDLRRRLAKVKLGGGQKRIDKHHEKGKMTARERIDYLLDDNSKSIEIAAFAGEGMYEEHGGCPSGGVVVKMGYVSGKQCIVVANDATVKAGAWFPITGKKNLRAQEIAIENKLPIIYLVDSAGVYLPMQDEIFPDKEHFGRIFRNNAVMSSMGITQIAAVMGSCVAGGAYLPIMSDEALIVDKTGSIFLAGSYLVKAAIGETIDNETLGGATTHCEVSGVTDYKAEDDKDALDTIKNLLDKIGDYDKAGFNRKEAFPPKENEDDIFGILPKARNEQYDMMEIIKRLVDNSKFEEYKAGYGQTIITGYARIDGWAVGIVANQRKIVKSKGAKTKPSEMQFGGVIYNDSADKATRFIANCNQKKIPLVFLQDVTGFMVGSKSEHSGIIKDGAKMVNAVSNSVVPKFTVIIGNSYGAGNYAMCGKAYDPRLIFAWPSAELAVMSGASAAKVLLQIETAALKKKGEEITPEKEAALFDNIKSRYDNQISPYYAAARIWTDAVINPLDTRTWISMGIEAANHAPIEKPFNLGVLQV